The Rhodocytophaga rosea genome has a segment encoding these proteins:
- a CDS encoding aldo/keto reductase, translated as MEYRRFGRTNWKVSEIGYGMWGLAGWTGSDDKESERSLDIAVELGCNFFDTAWGYGSGRSEQILGKILKRYPGKQLYLATKIPPKNFKWPSRRGYTLDECFPPEHIVEYTEKSLKNLGVETIDLQQFHVWEDSWATDERWQRAVEKLKQEGKIQAMGISVNRWEPENCLASLKTGFVDAVQVIYNIFDQAPEDELFPLCEKLDIGIIARVPFDEGTLTGTLTKDTVFPKDDWRSTYFVPENLHSSVDHADQLKPLLPNGMSMPEMALRFILSNKHVHTTIPGMRKEPHVKSNIAASDGKGLSKDVLQQLKAHRWDREPTAWSQ; from the coding sequence ATGGAATATAGAAGATTTGGACGAACCAACTGGAAAGTAAGTGAAATAGGCTATGGCATGTGGGGCCTTGCCGGATGGACAGGTTCCGACGATAAGGAGTCGGAGCGGTCCCTGGATATAGCGGTAGAGCTGGGATGCAATTTTTTTGATACGGCCTGGGGCTATGGGAGTGGGAGAAGTGAGCAGATTCTGGGCAAAATACTCAAGCGGTATCCAGGCAAGCAATTGTACCTGGCTACTAAAATTCCCCCTAAAAACTTTAAATGGCCTTCCAGACGTGGCTATACCTTAGATGAATGTTTTCCACCGGAACATATTGTGGAATATACAGAAAAAAGCCTGAAAAACCTGGGCGTAGAAACCATAGACCTGCAGCAGTTTCATGTGTGGGAAGATAGCTGGGCTACCGATGAACGCTGGCAACGGGCGGTAGAAAAGCTGAAGCAGGAAGGTAAAATTCAGGCGATGGGGATTAGTGTGAACCGATGGGAGCCTGAAAATTGCCTGGCTTCACTCAAAACCGGTTTTGTTGATGCTGTGCAGGTAATTTACAATATTTTTGATCAGGCTCCGGAAGATGAATTATTCCCTTTGTGTGAAAAACTCGACATTGGTATTATAGCCAGGGTTCCTTTCGACGAAGGTACATTAACCGGCACCCTTACCAAAGACACCGTATTTCCCAAGGACGACTGGCGCAGTACCTATTTTGTTCCGGAAAATCTCCATTCGAGTGTTGATCATGCTGATCAGCTAAAACCTTTGTTGCCAAATGGAATGAGTATGCCCGAAATGGCACTTCGTTTTATTCTGAGTAACAAACACGTACATACCACCATTCCGGGAATGCGGAAAGAGCCACATGTAAAATCGAATATTGCCGCCAGTGACGGTAAAGGATTATCTAAAGATGTATTGCAACAACTAAAAGCGCACCGCTGGGATAGAGAGCCTACCGCGTGGTCACAATAG
- a CDS encoding T9SS type A sorting domain-containing protein: MTKILLYIIVFVCLVPLARGQTVSGSGGRNSTNSTLNLSWPIDQPAAIRGSSPHLIINSGYQQSNLLVLPMARESAGKLADIELSVFPNPTQDVLHIAADPSERYTATIRTMKGELVNAFSIMGETEIDVRELTTGSYILAIISHDKKVNKNFRINKIK, translated from the coding sequence ATGACAAAAATTTTACTGTATATAATAGTTTTTGTATGTCTGGTACCGCTAGCAAGAGGGCAGACAGTAAGCGGTAGCGGAGGCAGAAACTCGACCAATAGCACCCTTAACTTATCCTGGCCTATTGATCAACCTGCTGCAATACGAGGCAGTTCGCCGCACTTAATTATCAATAGTGGCTACCAGCAAAGTAATCTGCTTGTGCTTCCCATGGCACGTGAATCTGCTGGAAAACTGGCGGATATCGAGTTATCTGTTTTTCCTAATCCGACACAGGATGTGCTACATATAGCGGCAGACCCTTCAGAGCGCTATACAGCTACCATCCGGACTATGAAAGGAGAGCTGGTAAATGCATTTTCAATTATGGGCGAAACAGAAATAGATGTACGCGAACTTACTACAGGCTCCTATATCTTGGCTATCATCAGCCATGACAAAAAAGTCAACAAGAATTTCCGTATCAATAAGATAAAATAA
- a CDS encoding helix-turn-helix domain-containing protein, translated as MRYIKKITDKQKQDLEKIHKDSKSYQERNRCQCILLSNQGYQVQKLASIFQVSQLSIYKWFDRFEKTGVVGLKNQKGKGRKPILTTSNATHVEVVENSIEKEKQQLKLAKREIEAKLGTAMSEMTLKRFLKKLTTDGNVSVNG; from the coding sequence ATGCGTTATATCAAGAAGATTACAGACAAGCAAAAACAAGACTTAGAGAAGATTCATAAAGATAGTAAAAGTTATCAGGAACGTAACCGTTGCCAATGTATACTGTTATCCAATCAAGGCTATCAAGTACAGAAGTTAGCAAGCATTTTTCAAGTAAGTCAGTTAAGTATTTATAAGTGGTTTGATCGCTTTGAGAAAACAGGTGTGGTAGGGTTAAAGAACCAAAAAGGGAAAGGCAGAAAACCCATCCTTACTACCAGTAATGCTACCCATGTTGAAGTAGTGGAAAATAGCATAGAGAAAGAAAAACAACAACTTAAATTAGCTAAGCGAGAGATAGAAGCTAAATTAGGCACGGCTATGAGTGAGATGACCTTGAAGCGGTTTTTAAAAAAATTGACTACCGATGGAAACGTTTCCGTAAATGGATAA
- a CDS encoding class I SAM-dependent methyltransferase yields the protein MQTSEILHVNDSNPHATIIGDLSDAPHIPENSFDCIILTQTLHLVYDYKAVIRTCFRVLKPGGTLLLTVPGITPIDYGEWESTWYWSFTGRAIEKILAEVFPTNQIKINTYGNTYVAAAFLYGMGLPELKKEMLEIHDPHMQVIITANSVK from the coding sequence GTGCAAACCAGCGAAATTCTGCACGTGAATGATAGTAATCCTCATGCGACTATAATCGGTGATTTAAGTGATGCACCTCATATTCCAGAAAATAGTTTTGACTGTATTATACTTACCCAAACCCTTCATTTAGTGTATGATTACAAAGCTGTAATACGTACCTGTTTCAGGGTTTTAAAGCCTGGAGGTACATTACTACTCACAGTGCCTGGGATTACTCCTATTGATTATGGCGAATGGGAAAGTACATGGTACTGGTCTTTTACCGGACGTGCCATAGAGAAAATTTTAGCAGAAGTTTTTCCCACAAATCAAATAAAGATCAACACGTATGGCAATACGTATGTAGCGGCTGCTTTTTTGTATGGAATGGGATTACCAGAATTAAAAAAAGAAATGTTGGAAATTCATGACCCGCATATGCAGGTAATTATTACGGCAAATTCAGTAAAATAG
- a CDS encoding glycosyltransferase family 2 protein, producing the protein MNISANPKVSIITCFLNVGEFLQEAIESVLHQQYHNWEMWLIDDGSTDCSTQIAKEYAAKYTDKIIYYEHEGHQNIGASASRNIGIERSTGELIAFLDGDDVWLPNLLAELIRLLQQHKVAMVCEATEYWYTWNESANQNTVTPVGGVQDCVNLPPQLMLDLYPLGKGAAPCICGMLVRKDALQKHGGFESCFKGMYDDQALLIKFYLNEAVYISSGCHNLYRQRPNSLVQSSFKSGRYYQDRKQFLEWLKRYFTINKIENEMINKTLKKVLYPYRYPFIYAVTHTLPRRGMTLLRKINRKLS; encoded by the coding sequence ATGAACATTTCTGCTAATCCAAAAGTGTCTATAATAACGTGTTTTTTAAATGTAGGTGAATTCCTACAGGAAGCCATAGAAAGTGTCTTACATCAACAGTACCATAATTGGGAAATGTGGCTTATTGATGATGGGTCTACTGATTGTAGTACTCAGATTGCAAAAGAATATGCCGCTAAGTACACAGATAAAATCATATATTATGAGCATGAGGGGCATCAGAACATTGGTGCCAGTGCCAGCCGAAATATAGGTATTGAACGTTCTACCGGTGAGTTAATTGCTTTTCTGGATGGCGATGATGTATGGTTACCCAACTTGTTAGCAGAGTTAATCAGACTATTACAGCAACATAAGGTTGCAATGGTATGCGAGGCTACAGAATACTGGTATACCTGGAATGAATCTGCTAATCAGAATACTGTAACGCCTGTAGGGGGAGTCCAAGATTGCGTAAATTTGCCGCCGCAGCTTATGCTCGATTTATATCCCTTAGGCAAAGGAGCGGCTCCCTGTATCTGTGGTATGTTAGTCAGGAAGGACGCTTTACAAAAGCATGGAGGATTTGAATCCTGTTTCAAAGGAATGTATGATGATCAGGCTCTTTTAATTAAGTTTTACCTGAATGAAGCAGTTTATATATCATCGGGTTGTCATAATCTGTACCGGCAACGCCCAAATTCTTTAGTACAGTCATCTTTTAAAAGTGGAAGATACTATCAGGACAGAAAGCAATTTCTGGAATGGCTAAAACGCTATTTTACTATAAATAAAATTGAAAATGAGATGATAAATAAAACGTTAAAAAAAGTGCTGTATCCATACCGGTATCCATTCATTTATGCAGTAACCCATACTTTACCTAGAAGGGGAATGACCCTTTTGCGGAAGATAAATCGAAAACTGAGCTAA
- a CDS encoding IS630 family transposase — protein sequence MQNKEAYEQKVKRLHALLYLAQTGSIDLYFGDESGFCLTPCVPYGWIKKGEHAPILSQRSTRINVFGLLSTNNELLTYQKSGSLNADFIIECVEAFSTSISKFTVIVLDNASWHTCGLWEVKKEEWEQKGLYIFLLPKYSPHLNRIERFWKQVKYHWLKAEDYLSVEALKEALYTIFSGLGTYFKLDFKKLEVDENIILNCV from the coding sequence TTGCAAAACAAAGAAGCATATGAGCAGAAAGTCAAGCGATTACATGCTTTGCTTTATTTGGCACAGACAGGCAGTATAGATTTATATTTTGGAGACGAATCAGGGTTTTGCCTTACCCCTTGTGTACCTTATGGATGGATCAAAAAAGGCGAACACGCCCCTATTTTATCCCAAAGAAGTACAAGGATAAATGTATTTGGCTTGTTAAGTACAAATAATGAGTTGCTTACTTATCAGAAAAGTGGGAGTCTAAACGCTGACTTTATCATTGAATGTGTAGAGGCCTTCTCAACATCTATTTCCAAGTTTACTGTCATAGTCTTAGACAACGCCTCCTGGCATACATGTGGCCTATGGGAAGTCAAAAAAGAAGAATGGGAACAGAAAGGATTATACATCTTTTTGCTGCCTAAGTATAGTCCTCATCTTAACAGGATCGAACGATTTTGGAAGCAGGTGAAATATCATTGGCTCAAAGCCGAAGACTATCTGTCTGTAGAAGCGCTTAAGGAGGCACTTTATACCATCTTTTCAGGATTGGGTACTTACTTTAAACTTGATTTTAAAAAACTTGAAGTAGATGAAAATATTATACTTAATTGTGTTTAA
- a CDS encoding glycosyltransferase family 2 protein, with amino-acid sequence MDKPLLTVLMPVYNAERFLYEAIESVLNQTFRNFEFLIIDDGSTDESETIVCSFSDPRIRFYRNDGNRGITETLNRGIELAKAEYIARMDADDICYAERLEKQYAFINSHPDGALFSCWAKEVTEDRQPIGTSHFPPNHYYYNLTFSCWIYHPTMVYRRDAVKSIGNYTIPYSEDYELAWQLSRKYKMYHLPEVLLEYRVNTQSLWQVTKKQEYRETFFKQVRRNILYYMDDSSISLEEWHLVCLSNYDSAVADVSMDKLLSCITLLDAVSERILIKENPNRDTESIKAAARNKREDMILLFSSKLNYYERLKLITSIRGCNVLYKLILRWLVKLNII; translated from the coding sequence ATGGACAAACCTTTGCTAACGGTTTTAATGCCAGTATATAATGCAGAACGATTTTTATATGAGGCAATAGAAAGTGTATTGAATCAGACATTCAGAAATTTTGAATTTTTGATTATTGATGACGGCTCAACAGATGAAAGTGAAACCATTGTTTGTTCATTTTCCGACCCACGTATCCGATTTTATAGGAATGATGGAAACAGGGGAATTACAGAAACATTAAACAGAGGTATTGAATTAGCTAAGGCAGAATATATTGCCCGGATGGACGCAGATGATATTTGTTATGCTGAACGGCTTGAAAAGCAGTATGCCTTTATAAATTCTCATCCAGATGGTGCTCTATTTTCGTGTTGGGCTAAGGAAGTAACAGAAGACAGGCAGCCTATTGGAACTTCACATTTTCCTCCGAACCATTATTATTACAATTTAACTTTTTCGTGTTGGATATATCATCCTACTATGGTATACAGGCGGGATGCCGTTAAGTCGATAGGGAATTATACCATACCCTATTCAGAAGATTATGAATTAGCCTGGCAACTCTCCCGGAAATATAAAATGTACCATTTGCCAGAAGTGTTATTAGAATACCGTGTCAATACTCAGAGTCTGTGGCAGGTAACAAAGAAACAAGAATACAGGGAAACTTTTTTCAAGCAAGTACGAAGAAATATTCTTTATTATATGGATGATTCTTCTATTTCATTAGAGGAATGGCATCTAGTATGCTTAAGTAATTATGATTCTGCAGTGGCAGATGTTAGCATGGATAAATTATTAAGTTGTATAACCCTGTTAGATGCTGTTTCAGAGAGAATACTTATAAAAGAAAACCCAAATAGAGACACAGAGTCTATAAAGGCAGCTGCTAGGAATAAGCGGGAAGATATGATATTATTATTTTCCTCTAAGTTAAATTATTATGAAAGATTAAAATTAATAACCAGCATACGGGGTTGCAATGTATTATACAAGCTCATTCTAAGATGGTTAGTAAAATTGAATATTATATAG
- a CDS encoding response regulator translates to MTTHYPFKNILLVDDDEISTLISSTLLKHAKLATQIQSVYNGKEAIEYLTKECSENKFCPSLLFLDLNMPVMDGFEFLEAYTHNERLSQMDLSIVVLTSSAHSKDKEKVSQYPIKGFITKPITPEKIQAIFS, encoded by the coding sequence ATGACAACGCACTACCCATTTAAAAACATTTTACTTGTAGATGATGATGAAATAAGTACGCTTATATCCTCTACCCTGCTCAAGCACGCAAAGCTTGCCACTCAGATACAAAGTGTATATAATGGTAAGGAAGCTATAGAGTATCTGACAAAAGAATGTTCAGAAAATAAGTTTTGCCCCTCCTTGCTATTTTTAGATCTAAACATGCCAGTGATGGATGGCTTTGAATTCTTAGAAGCCTATACCCATAATGAGCGGCTAAGTCAAATGGATTTATCTATTGTTGTTCTTACTTCATCAGCGCACTCAAAAGACAAAGAAAAAGTAAGTCAATATCCTATTAAAGGTTTTATTACTAAACCCATTACTCCAGAAAAGATTCAGGCTATATTCAGCTGA
- a CDS encoding Gfo/Idh/MocA family protein translates to MAAPSRRSFLIQSSTLLAGAGLATIPVTQTQAEPAAGKINIALIGCKNMGWANLTSILKLPDVECLALCDVDDSVLNSRAAELEKKTGKKVALYKDFRKLLERKDIQAVIIGTPDHWHALQTMYACEAGKDVYVEKPLANSIEECLAMVAAARKYNRVVQVGQWQRSGPHFDEALTYATSGKLGKIRTVKAWAYMGYGKEFPPVPDEPVPAGVDYKMWLGPAPDRPFNKNRFHGSFRYFWDYAGGLMTDWGVHMIDMGLKGMKVSTPKSVQSLGGKLGFPEHADETPDTMQTVYEFDGFTLLWEQAKGIARGPYDRDHGVAFIGNLGTMVADRSKWEVFPEVENGKYLTDMMPPHPVQGNTLDLHTKNFVDCIKSRQKPNGDVEIGAHTAICAQLGNISHRLGRKIFWDSAKNVIVNDPKAEEMAKAHYHNGWQLPKV, encoded by the coding sequence ATGGCAGCCCCCTCACGCCGTTCCTTTCTTATTCAATCTTCTACCTTACTGGCTGGTGCTGGGTTAGCTACTATTCCTGTTACACAGACACAGGCTGAGCCTGCCGCCGGAAAAATCAATATTGCCCTGATTGGCTGCAAAAATATGGGCTGGGCTAACCTTACCTCCATACTTAAATTGCCGGATGTAGAATGTCTGGCGCTTTGTGATGTGGATGATTCTGTGCTCAACAGCCGGGCGGCTGAACTGGAGAAAAAGACCGGAAAAAAAGTGGCTTTGTATAAGGATTTTCGCAAACTGCTCGAACGTAAGGATATTCAGGCTGTCATTATCGGTACGCCGGATCACTGGCATGCCCTGCAAACTATGTATGCCTGTGAAGCCGGAAAAGATGTATATGTGGAAAAACCTCTTGCCAATTCGATTGAAGAATGCCTGGCTATGGTAGCCGCTGCCAGAAAATACAACCGGGTGGTACAGGTAGGTCAGTGGCAACGCAGCGGACCGCATTTTGATGAAGCCCTCACCTATGCTACATCCGGCAAACTGGGTAAAATCCGAACCGTGAAAGCATGGGCGTATATGGGCTATGGCAAAGAATTTCCACCAGTACCAGATGAACCCGTTCCGGCTGGGGTAGATTATAAAATGTGGCTGGGCCCGGCACCTGACCGGCCATTCAATAAAAACCGCTTTCATGGCAGTTTCCGCTATTTCTGGGACTATGCCGGCGGCCTGATGACCGACTGGGGTGTGCATATGATTGACATGGGTTTGAAAGGAATGAAGGTAAGTACTCCTAAATCAGTGCAGTCGCTGGGCGGTAAACTGGGCTTCCCTGAACATGCCGATGAAACGCCTGATACCATGCAAACAGTGTATGAATTTGACGGATTTACGCTGCTCTGGGAACAAGCCAAAGGGATTGCCCGTGGACCGTATGATAGAGATCATGGGGTGGCGTTTATTGGAAATTTAGGAACCATGGTTGCTGACCGGAGTAAATGGGAAGTGTTCCCGGAAGTAGAAAATGGTAAATACCTCACTGATATGATGCCGCCCCATCCGGTTCAGGGAAATACCCTTGATTTGCATACCAAAAACTTTGTTGATTGTATTAAAAGCCGGCAAAAGCCCAATGGCGATGTAGAAATAGGCGCACATACTGCCATTTGTGCCCAACTGGGCAATATTTCCCACCGCCTGGGCAGAAAGATATTCTGGGATTCTGCAAAAAATGTAATCGTAAATGATCCCAAAGCCGAGGAGATGGCCAAAGCACATTACCATAATGGATGGCAGCTGCCAAAAGTGTAA
- a CDS encoding transposase family protein: MSSCYGGKVHDFTIFKELCTGFDFSKMKVYVDLGFLGIKKVIKYKQLFIPHKASKKHPLTRDQKEANCTYSKTRVGIENAIAKIKSFFILRSKNRIRIANKLNDTIGICSLLSNFKLMH; encoded by the coding sequence GTGAGTAGCTGCTATGGCGGTAAAGTGCATGATTTTACAATTTTCAAAGAACTATGTACCGGTTTTGATTTTTCTAAGATGAAAGTTTACGTGGATTTAGGCTTTCTAGGGATAAAAAAAGTTATAAAATACAAGCAGTTATTTATTCCCCATAAAGCCTCAAAAAAACATCCGCTTACCCGGGATCAAAAAGAGGCAAATTGTACTTATTCAAAAACAAGGGTAGGTATTGAAAACGCAATAGCCAAGATAAAATCGTTTTTCATACTCAGAAGTAAAAACAGGATAAGAATTGCCAATAAATTAAATGATACCATCGGAATATGTTCATTGCTTTCAAACTTTAAATTAATGCACTGA
- a CDS encoding Gfo/Idh/MocA family protein encodes MENFSRRQFLASSSKLAAGAGLASLPVVDALADNPKKKTAANDKVQIALIGCNGMGWSNLNSHLKLPEVEVVGLCDVDNNVLTRRSAELEKMTGKKVTQYKDFRKVLENKDVDAVIIATPDHWHCLTMVNACEAGKDVYVEKPLANSVEECQVMMDAAKKYNKVVQVGQWQRSGPHWQKAIDYVQSGKLGKIRLVKSWAYMGWMKEIQPKPDGPAPAGVDYDMWLGPAEKRPFNPNRFHFNFRWYWDYAGGLMTDWGVHLIDMVLYGMKAAGPKSVVSMGGKFAYPTGAMETPDTQQAIYEFDDFSMIWEHAVGINIGPYNRDHGVAFIGNLGTLVVDRAKWEVFPEIENNEYKTAAIPVQARGGADGGLDSHTKNFIECIKTRQKPNCDVWTAANTAINAHLGNIAFKTGRKVYWDAEKQQFKDDPKANELLKANYHNGWKLPLMS; translated from the coding sequence ATGGAAAATTTCTCCAGACGACAATTTTTAGCCAGTTCTTCCAAACTTGCCGCTGGTGCCGGGCTGGCTTCCCTGCCGGTAGTAGATGCCCTGGCCGATAATCCGAAGAAAAAAACGGCCGCCAATGATAAAGTGCAGATTGCCTTGATCGGTTGTAATGGGATGGGCTGGTCAAATCTAAATTCTCATCTGAAACTGCCCGAAGTGGAAGTTGTAGGCTTATGTGATGTAGATAACAATGTACTCACCCGCCGTTCGGCAGAACTGGAAAAAATGACCGGCAAAAAAGTAACTCAATACAAAGACTTCCGCAAGGTGCTGGAAAACAAAGATGTAGATGCGGTCATTATTGCTACCCCCGATCACTGGCACTGCCTCACCATGGTAAATGCCTGTGAAGCCGGAAAAGATGTATATGTAGAAAAACCTCTGGCTAACTCTGTAGAAGAATGCCAGGTGATGATGGATGCGGCCAAAAAATATAACAAAGTGGTACAGGTAGGCCAATGGCAGCGAAGTGGTCCGCACTGGCAAAAGGCCATAGACTATGTGCAGTCTGGTAAGCTGGGTAAAATCAGGCTGGTAAAATCATGGGCCTATATGGGCTGGATGAAAGAAATACAACCAAAACCAGATGGGCCGGCACCAGCAGGCGTAGATTATGATATGTGGCTGGGACCTGCAGAAAAGCGGCCATTTAACCCCAATCGCTTTCACTTTAATTTCCGCTGGTACTGGGATTATGCCGGCGGCCTGATGACCGACTGGGGTGTTCACCTGATTGATATGGTACTCTATGGCATGAAAGCCGCAGGTCCAAAATCAGTGGTATCGATGGGCGGAAAGTTTGCCTATCCAACTGGTGCCATGGAAACTCCGGATACACAGCAAGCCATTTATGAGTTTGACGATTTCTCGATGATCTGGGAACATGCCGTTGGTATTAATATCGGTCCCTATAACCGCGATCATGGCGTGGCGTTTATCGGAAACCTGGGTACGCTGGTGGTAGACAGAGCAAAATGGGAAGTATTTCCGGAAATAGAAAACAACGAATACAAAACAGCCGCTATTCCGGTGCAAGCCAGAGGAGGTGCCGACGGAGGGCTGGACAGCCATACTAAAAATTTCATCGAATGTATTAAAACCCGTCAGAAACCCAATTGTGATGTATGGACCGCTGCCAATACGGCTATCAATGCGCACCTGGGTAATATTGCCTTCAAAACCGGACGCAAAGTATACTGGGATGCCGAAAAACAACAGTTTAAAGACGATCCCAAAGCCAATGAACTGTTAAAGGCGAATTATCACAATGGCTGGAAACTGCCGCTCATGAGTTAG
- a CDS encoding polysaccharide deacetylase family protein yields MNVLVEQLHSKSLKPFIVISFDDGYVDNYLEAKPLLEKYELPATFFISNKHIGTTKAFWWDELAYLLLQVKSLPATLSIHLNKELIIYNLKDDAVLTEEKFQKHRLWNYTLTPPTRRAALYISLWKLLSPLPYEEQQDFLEELKRWAGTQQQIDANYFSMSERQLTDLADCELFTVGGHTVSHLALSHHAVEIQHQEIAHNKQYLEAATGEEIDTFAYPSGNFNETTVNILKQQGFRSAFTTHHQSVQSQTDPFRVGRFQIGNWSGKKFNQMLSQFSHN; encoded by the coding sequence ATGAATGTATTAGTTGAACAACTTCATTCAAAATCACTAAAGCCCTTTATTGTCATCTCATTTGATGATGGATACGTAGATAACTATCTGGAAGCAAAGCCTCTTTTAGAGAAATACGAATTGCCTGCCACTTTTTTTATCAGCAACAAACATATTGGAACTACAAAGGCGTTTTGGTGGGACGAATTAGCCTATCTTTTGTTACAAGTGAAATCTCTTCCGGCTACTCTATCGATTCATTTAAACAAAGAGCTAATTATTTATAATTTAAAAGATGATGCGGTGTTAACAGAAGAAAAGTTTCAGAAACACAGGCTTTGGAACTATACATTAACACCCCCAACTCGTAGAGCTGCTCTTTATATAAGCCTATGGAAATTGTTAAGTCCCTTACCCTATGAGGAACAACAAGATTTTCTTGAAGAATTAAAGCGTTGGGCCGGAACACAGCAACAAATAGATGCAAACTATTTTTCAATGTCCGAAAGGCAACTTACCGATTTAGCCGACTGCGAGTTATTTACTGTAGGAGGACACACTGTTTCGCATCTTGCCCTTTCACATCATGCCGTAGAGATACAGCATCAGGAAATAGCTCATAACAAACAGTATTTGGAAGCGGCAACCGGAGAAGAGATTGATACTTTTGCGTATCCTTCCGGAAACTTTAATGAAACTACAGTAAATATATTGAAGCAGCAAGGCTTTAGAAGTGCCTTTACTACCCATCACCAATCAGTCCAAAGCCAGACAGATCCTTTTAGAGTAGGAAGATTTCAAATAGGAAACTGGTCTGGAAAAAAGTTTAATCAAATGCTTTCCCAGTTCTCACATAATTAA
- a CDS encoding 3-keto-disaccharide hydrolase, whose amino-acid sequence MGQNQSQGQVPQPMPMKPEMTEFWEPQVKVVTPGAMASNQLMPPPSDAVVLFDGKDLSKWKGKDGEAKWKVADGVFTVNKGTGDIETKETFEDYQLHIEWRIPQDIQGQSQGRGNSGIFMQGIYELQVLDNYNNRTYANGQAGSIYKQTPPLVNAMRKPGEWNVYDVIYTAPRFKEDGSLITPARITVLHNGVLVQNNFEIRGDTPYIGLPKYTKHGKGPIKLQDHGDPSKPISFRNIWIRNL is encoded by the coding sequence ATGGGCCAGAACCAAAGTCAGGGCCAGGTACCCCAACCTATGCCCATGAAGCCTGAAATGACTGAATTCTGGGAACCGCAGGTTAAGGTAGTTACGCCTGGAGCCATGGCCAGTAATCAGCTCATGCCTCCTCCATCGGATGCCGTTGTGTTATTCGATGGAAAAGATCTTTCCAAGTGGAAAGGCAAAGATGGGGAAGCTAAATGGAAAGTAGCGGATGGCGTATTTACCGTAAACAAAGGCACCGGCGATATTGAAACCAAAGAAACTTTTGAAGATTATCAGCTGCACATCGAATGGCGTATCCCACAGGATATTCAGGGACAAAGCCAGGGAAGGGGCAATAGTGGTATATTCATGCAAGGTATTTATGAACTGCAGGTATTAGATAATTACAATAACCGCACCTATGCCAATGGCCAGGCAGGCAGTATCTACAAACAAACACCTCCCCTGGTAAATGCCATGCGTAAACCTGGTGAATGGAACGTATATGATGTTATTTACACGGCACCACGCTTTAAGGAAGATGGTTCGCTAATTACTCCAGCCAGAATCACGGTATTACACAATGGCGTACTGGTACAGAATAATTTTGAAATCAGGGGCGATACGCCTTATATCGGCTTGCCTAAATATACCAAACATGGCAAAGGTCCCATCAAACTACAGGATCATGGCGACCCCAGCAAACCCATTAGTTTCCGCAATATCTGGATTAGAAACTTATAG
- a CDS encoding ubiquitin family protein, whose product MIVKKRLAGYLIGILLIGLCAFPNIALSQKSSNLTNSARTSTGVYKADGTLIKSLWIAYPIMPAATQATGIVKMMKAEQSLRATTISN is encoded by the coding sequence ATGATCGTCAAGAAGAGACTTGCAGGGTATCTGATAGGTATTTTGCTGATAGGCCTCTGTGCCTTCCCTAATATAGCCCTGAGTCAGAAATCCTCTAACCTTACCAATAGTGCACGCACAAGTACAGGGGTGTACAAAGCAGATGGTACCCTTATCAAATCGCTCTGGATAGCGTATCCTATAATGCCGGCAGCCACACAGGCAACTGGGATAGTAAAGATGATGAAGGCAGAACAGTCACTGAGGGCAACTACCATATCAAACTAG